GGTAATGCCGTTAATTTGCTTGTTGGTTGCTTTGCTGAAGCGGTTGAGAAAATGATTGAGCAAAAAGAGGATGTCGTCCTTGCGTTCGCGCAGCGGTGGAATGATCAAGCATGTGCGGGCGATTCGATAATACAAGTCCATGCGAAGCTTGTGTCTGGCGATCAATTCGTGTGGATCCTCATTGGAAGCACTGATCACGACGCAACGGACAGGAGTTACTTTCGCTGCGCCGAGCCTCCTGACCACTCGTTCTTCGAGAACGCGGATCAGCTTGGACTGCAAGGATAGTGGCATGGAGTTGATTTCATCGAGAAAGAGCGTTCCATCCTGAGCATACTCAAACAAGCCTGTCTGATCGGTAGCCCCCGTGAAAGCTCCCTTTATCGAACCGAACAAGGTGCTTTCGAGCAGCGTCTCAGGAATGGCCGCACAATTTACCGCAACGAAGGGGCTCTTGGCTCGTTTGCTGTGATTGTGGATGCTCTGTGCGAACAATTCTTTGCCTGTCCCGGTTTCACCAACGATTAACAAGTCTGTATTGTGAACAGCTACATTTTGCGCCTCGCTGACCAAGTTGGTGAGGACGGTGCTGTTCCCTTTGATGTGATCAAACGTGTAGGTTGTTCCATTGCCATGGTACTCTCGATGTACTTTGTCCGAAGCAATCATCTTTCGCTTCAGCTCGATCGTCTCATAGAGGAGGTCCTTCAGCTTGGTTTCGTTGGTGCTTACTGAAAAAACTGCGATCGTCTGACCATCCTGTACGATGGGATAGGTGCTGTAGGTGACGTATTGGGGAATCCCATGAATGTGGGAGTGAGCTCGATACTGACCGATAATGGGGGCTCCAGTTTGGAATACACGGCGGTGCTCGGACAGCTCAGGACTGTAGTTGTAAGCCTCCCACAAATAATTCCCGACCACTTTTTCCTGCTGCAGTCCTTCCAATTTCTCCTGCGCTTTGTTGTAGACCATGATTCGACCTTCTGAATCGCTCATGATGACCCCTTCATCCAGAGAGTTCACGATGGCTTCCAGGCAGGCTAGTCTGGCGTCCTTATTGGACAATAGGTCCGAGATTTCCTCCATGAGCACGATGAAGTAGGATCGTTCGTCCGTGGTAAAAGGCTTGAAACGAAGCAGGATCTTTCTGTTCGAGTGGGTGGTTATGACGATTTGCTTGTCAGAAAGGGAGCGTTTGTCGGGTGGAAGCAAATCCGTGAAGCGTTCCCCCTCGACGAGGTTGCAAAACTCGTAGGTCTTCCCACCGAACCACAAGATTCGCTTCTCTTCGTCGAGTACCACAACGGCGGGGACTACGTCCAAAAATAAGGTGCCGATTGCTTGGGCAGCCATTCGCTATCACACTCCAAACTCCATATTTTCTCCAGTCTGTCCCGTGCATGAATAAAAAGAGCGAATATTTTCACATTTCTTACGTCTAGTACGATCATAACAGACGTGTACCAAATGCAAAAGCAACAATGTGCAAACGCAAAGATCGTCTGCGCTGAAACATTTTGCGCCTGCGAGCGACGGGCATATCCCGAACACTGCTCTTATCTGAGAGATGGACAGGAGAAGTGGAGAAAAAGCGACTGGCAAGGCTCAGGGAGCCAGTGACCAACCCTAAACGCCCGATCTGTACCGGAATAACCGGTGTGGAGAGGGCGTTATTTTGATTGGCACAAGATTTGCTCTATCTATCAAGCGTAGGCGCGTTAAAGCACGCAAGAACCCACACTCGAGGAGGAAAACGACATGTCGATGAATGAAACTTTGAATTCCCAAAAGCCAGAGATTTTGTATTCCGTCAAAGCAGGGCGCGGATCTACCCTTCGCTGCAAAGGTTGGCGGCAGGAAGCGATTTTGCGCTTGCTCGAGAACAATATGGAAAATGCAGAGAAACCAGAGGAGCTGGTGATTTACGGCGGAATCGGGAAAGCGGCCCGAAACTGGGAGTCGTATCATGCGATTGTACAATCACTGAAAGATTTGGAAGAAGATGAGACGCTTGTCGTCCAGTCAGGGATGCCAGTGGCGGTTTTTAAGACGCATAAGTACGCACCTACAGTGGTCATGGCCACCACCAATATCATGAAGCCTTCCTGGGAGACGTTCTACGATCTCCAAGACAAGAACCTGACGATTTTTGCCCAGTACACAGCGGCACCATGGGAGTACATTGGGACGCAGGGCGTGATCCAAGGCACATTTGAGACCTTGTCCGCCATCGCACGTCTCCATTACGAGGATTCACTCGTCGGTAAAATCTTGCTGACAGCAGGAGCTGGAGGCATGGGAGGCAACCAGACACGTGCCATGGCGATGCACGGTGGCGTGGGGATTGTCTGTGACGCCAATATCGAGATTATTCGTCGACGCATGAATGTGGGGTACATCGATGTTCTTGCCGAGTCACTCGATGAAGCGATTGAGCTCGCTCAAGAGGCAGCGCGTGCAAAAAAATCACAGGGAATAGCGGTAGTCGGTAACTCTGCTGATATTTTTGAAGAAGCGTACGCGAAAGGCTTTATGCCCGATATTTTGACGTCCATGACGCCAGCGCACGATCCCATCTCCTATTTGCCAGCCGGATATACGCCGGAGGAAGCGAATGAATTGCGCCGTCGGGATCGAGACCTCTATCTCGTAAAAGCGCGGGAGACGATGATTCGAGAGCTGCGTGTTACAAACGAGTTCTTTGACAAAGGAGTCCATGCATTTGAATACGGCACCAGCCTGCGAAAAGAGTGTCGTGACGCGGGAATGCCGGAAGAGGAAGCGATGAAAATCCCAGGTTTTGTAGCGGAATACATTCGACCTCTCTTTTGCGAAGGGCGCGGTCCTTTCCGCTGGATCTGCCTCTCTGGGGAAGCATCCGATTTGGCGAAAATTGATGAGATGGTCCTAGAAAAGTTTAAAGATGACTTGCTCGTGACGAGATGGATTAACCTCGCGAAAAAGCACATTCCAATCGAAGGACTTCCAGCACGCATCTGTTACCTCGGCTTTGGGCAACGAAAGGAATTTGCTCTGGAGATCAATGAAATGGTCAAACGAGGAGAGCTTGCAGGACCTGTGGCATTCTCCAGAGACAATTTGGACTCTGGCTCCATCGTCAATCCTACATTCGAGTCGGAGAAAATGCTCGATGGCGGTGACCTGATATCGGATTGGCCCGTGTTGAATGGCCTCCTCAATGCAATCGGCATGTGCGATCTGATTGCGCTCCAAGCCAACTATTCCATGGGAGAAGCTGTCCATACGGGAGTAACGATGATTGCAGATGGTACCGATGAAGCGACGATGAGGCTGTCAGTGTGTATGACCGTTGACTCTGGCATCGGGGTTGTCCGCCACGCACAGGCGGGATACCAAGTGGCAAAAGATGTCGCCAATGGAAAAGGAAACTTGACCAGCGAAGGAATCAAGATTCCATTATGGTGGACACCGAAAGCAACGTTCGGGCCGGAAAAGACAGAATAGTACAACGTTTTGTTCGGTTGTAGCATCATGCTGGGGTGGATGGATAAATCATCCCTCCCCTCCCAGCATCGACGTAAGGGGGGAGAGAGGTGCAACAGGAAAAACCAAAAGCAGATCTTGTCATTGCGAATGCCGGTCAAGTCATCACGTGCAATGGGAAAGGACCCGAAGGACTTGGAATGGCAGACGGCGGATGGATCGCAGTGTCTGGAGAGCATATCGCCGCGGTAGGAAGTCGTGCAGAAGTGGCGGCGGTGGTTGACATGGAGCAATCCTTCACCATCGATGCATCCGGCAAAGTCGTTGTCCCCGGCTTTGTGGATTGCCATACTCACGCTGTGTTTGGTGGTTCCCGTGTAAAAGAGTACGCGGCTCGCATGACAACGGATAGTCCAGAGCGATTAAAACTGATGGGAATCGAGACGGGGATACATGCTTCGGTAGAGATGACGAGAAAAGCCAGCGAGGAAGAGCTGTGCCAATCTGCCAGAGAACGGTTGCTGCGGATGCTGCGATCGGGGACGACTACCGTAGAAATCAAGAGCGGGTACGGTCTCACCACAAAAGACGAGATCAAGATGCTGAATGTCAGTGCGCGCTTGGCGAAGGAATTACCTGTAGACATCGTCAGTACGTTCTTGGGTGCGCACGGCTGGCCAAGGAATCTTTCTAAAGAGATGTACATCAGTGTTCTGATCGAAGAGATGATTCCGTGGGTAAGGGAGCTGGGGCTGGCTCAAGCGTGTGACGTTTGGTGTGATGACGGTCATTTTACGGTGGAGGAGTCTGCCCGCATTCTGGAAGCGGGTATGAACGCTGGTCTGGCTCCGAAGATCCATACGGACGCTTACTCCTACATCGGGGGTTCGGATCTAGCAGCCGATATGGGAATGGCTTCCGCAGATCATCTAAACTATACGCCTGAACGGGTCATGCGCAACCTGGCAGATGCAGGCGTGACAGGGGTTTTGATGCCTGCGCTCGATTTTGCGGTCAAGCACCCTCGCCCGTTCAATGCCAGAGCTTTGATCGATTCTGGCATGACTGTCGCGCTTGCCACAAACCTTTGCCCCGGATGTTGGACAGAGTCGATGCAGCTTGTGATGGTACTCGCATGTCGCTTGTATCAAATGACACCGGCAGAAGCGCTAGTGGCCGCGACGATCGGTGGTGCCAAGGCGTTGCGACTGGATCGTGATCGGGGATCGATCGAATGCGGCAAGCTGGCTGACCTGCAGATCTGGGATGTACCTTCGTATGAGCATGTCATCTATCGTCTCGGTGGAAATGTGGTCGATCAGGTGGTGAAACGCGGAAAAGTGGTTGTCAACTTGATGGATACGAGAGGGAGGTGAACCCGAATGAACATACGCTGGAAGTTTGGAGTGTTGTCTTCCGCATTCGTAGTCGCAGCGGCTATCGGGGGATGTGGATCCCCAGCTACACAAGGTGGTGCGAGCACTTCTGCAGAAGGAACAACATCGGGAGCGGGTGACAAAATTTTGATCGCGACGCAAAGCCCGTTGTCCGGTGC
This is a stretch of genomic DNA from Brevibacillus choshinensis. It encodes these proteins:
- a CDS encoding sigma-54 interaction domain-containing protein → MAAQAIGTLFLDVVPAVVVLDEEKRILWFGGKTYEFCNLVEGERFTDLLPPDKRSLSDKQIVITTHSNRKILLRFKPFTTDERSYFIVLMEEISDLLSNKDARLACLEAIVNSLDEGVIMSDSEGRIMVYNKAQEKLEGLQQEKVVGNYLWEAYNYSPELSEHRRVFQTGAPIIGQYRAHSHIHGIPQYVTYSTYPIVQDGQTIAVFSVSTNETKLKDLLYETIELKRKMIASDKVHREYHGNGTTYTFDHIKGNSTVLTNLVSEAQNVAVHNTDLLIVGETGTGKELFAQSIHNHSKRAKSPFVAVNCAAIPETLLESTLFGSIKGAFTGATDQTGLFEYAQDGTLFLDEINSMPLSLQSKLIRVLEERVVRRLGAAKVTPVRCVVISASNEDPHELIARHKLRMDLYYRIARTCLIIPPLRERKDDILFLLNHFLNRFSKATNKQINGITDTLKEILLDYKWPGNIRELQHVVENLVIRASDDQRLLDVANLPVYLRQTIVNEKNAEPPKPTGMKRAIKSATSSYEREYIRSQLEASDWNITQAAKSMGLTRQSLQYHIKKLKIRQ
- a CDS encoding urocanate hydratase yields the protein MSMNETLNSQKPEILYSVKAGRGSTLRCKGWRQEAILRLLENNMENAEKPEELVIYGGIGKAARNWESYHAIVQSLKDLEEDETLVVQSGMPVAVFKTHKYAPTVVMATTNIMKPSWETFYDLQDKNLTIFAQYTAAPWEYIGTQGVIQGTFETLSAIARLHYEDSLVGKILLTAGAGGMGGNQTRAMAMHGGVGIVCDANIEIIRRRMNVGYIDVLAESLDEAIELAQEAARAKKSQGIAVVGNSADIFEEAYAKGFMPDILTSMTPAHDPISYLPAGYTPEEANELRRRDRDLYLVKARETMIRELRVTNEFFDKGVHAFEYGTSLRKECRDAGMPEEEAMKIPGFVAEYIRPLFCEGRGPFRWICLSGEASDLAKIDEMVLEKFKDDLLVTRWINLAKKHIPIEGLPARICYLGFGQRKEFALEINEMVKRGELAGPVAFSRDNLDSGSIVNPTFESEKMLDGGDLISDWPVLNGLLNAIGMCDLIALQANYSMGEAVHTGVTMIADGTDEATMRLSVCMTVDSGIGVVRHAQAGYQVAKDVANGKGNLTSEGIKIPLWWTPKATFGPEKTE
- the hutI gene encoding imidazolonepropionase, which encodes MQQEKPKADLVIANAGQVITCNGKGPEGLGMADGGWIAVSGEHIAAVGSRAEVAAVVDMEQSFTIDASGKVVVPGFVDCHTHAVFGGSRVKEYAARMTTDSPERLKLMGIETGIHASVEMTRKASEEELCQSARERLLRMLRSGTTTVEIKSGYGLTTKDEIKMLNVSARLAKELPVDIVSTFLGAHGWPRNLSKEMYISVLIEEMIPWVRELGLAQACDVWCDDGHFTVEESARILEAGMNAGLAPKIHTDAYSYIGGSDLAADMGMASADHLNYTPERVMRNLADAGVTGVLMPALDFAVKHPRPFNARALIDSGMTVALATNLCPGCWTESMQLVMVLACRLYQMTPAEALVAATIGGAKALRLDRDRGSIECGKLADLQIWDVPSYEHVIYRLGGNVVDQVVKRGKVVVNLMDTRGR